GGAGCGGCCGCAGCGCCGAGACGATCCGCTACACGATCAAGGCCTTTGATACCGAGCATCCGGACCTGGCGGTGTTTCCCGACGCGACGGGGCCGCTGTCCGAGATTTCGCGCAAGAAGATCTACCAGCAGTATCGCCGCGGCGTGTCGGTTGACGTGCTGGCCAAGCGCTTCTGCCGGACGCGGACGACGATCTATCGCGTGATTAACGAGATGCGGGCCGAGCGGATCATGGAATTGCCGCTCGACTACATTTCGCACGCCTCGTTCAGCCGCGCGGACGCCGACGCCCAGATCCTGCAGTCGCCGTACCCGCCTTCGCCGGCGGTGAAGAAGGCGCGGCCCCCGGCGGGTTTGCCGCCGTACCTGACCAGTTTGTACGAGATGCCGCTGCTGACGCGCGAGCAGGAAGTTTACCACTTCCGCAAGTTGAACTACCTGAAGTTCAAGGCGTCGCAGTTGCGCAAGGAGTTGGACCCGGTCCACTCGCGCAGCAGCGTGATGGACGAGATCGAACGACTGAACGAAGAGGCCGTGGCGACCAAGAACCAGATCATCCGCTCGAACTTGCGGCTGGTGGTTTCGATTGCCAAGCGGCACGTCGGGCCGGTCGACAACTTCTTTGAGCTGGTCAGCGATGGCAACATTTCGCTGATGCGCGCGGCCGAGAAGTTCGACTTCAGCCGCGGCAACAAGTTCAGCACCTATGCTAGCTGGGCGATCATGAAGAACTTCGCCCGGACCATTCCCGACGAGTTGCGTCGCCGCGACCGGTTCCGCAGCGGGTTGGACGAGATGTTCAGCGCCGCCGAAGACCGGCGAAGCGACCAGATCGAGCAGGAAACAGCCCAGGTTCGCCGCGAATCGCAGATTGGCAAGATTCTCGAGCGACTTGACGACCGCGAGCAGAAGATTATCATTCGACGTTTCGGCCTGCTCCACGGCCAAGAGCCGCAAACGCTCAAGGAAGTGGGGGCTGAAATGGGCGTGACCAAGGAACGCGTGCGACAAATTGAGGCCCGGGCGCTGAGCAAGCTGCGCAAGGCCGCCGAGGAAGAGCATATCGACGTTCCCGGTCTGTAATGCTCGCGGATTGAACGAAACCCGGCAAATCGCCGATAGATAGGCAAACTCATCAGCCGGCGGCGCAAGCCGCCGGTTTTGCTTTGATAGCGCCCCCCTGTCTTGCCACAGTGTGATTTGCGGTAATGTGGCGGCAGCAGGTGCGGAAACGATCGAATCAAGAGCTCCCCAAGTGGTGGGGAACTAACCTACGGAGGCGGCGGAAGCAACGCGGAGAAGATCGGTAACGGCAGTGCTGTCGGGTCTATGGGCGATTGGGCCTATGGTCTGAAAAGCAGCCGCCGTGGCCGAACTTTTCCCCGTCCTTCCGCCGTCTTTTTTATTGGGTTTACAGCGCGGAATGACTGGGTTTGGCGGGTAGCAGATTTTGTGCCCGTCGTATTGTGTTTGTCTTTGTCATCGCTATATTTAGAGGTTTTCGTAACGGGACTACCAGGCTAGCG
This genomic stretch from Planctomycetota bacterium harbors:
- a CDS encoding sigma-70 family RNA polymerase sigma factor; translation: MHTDYLNPVLRQLRDQQVRFAPREKKVEQVNRAERLLYELDPQRSYPYDFLCYRITDFRPETYAAARIEGQEALHDLRLFVEDLSDAAEVPADSVGEPVLTVEELSKQFHVSTKTIARWRQHGLVSRRFMFDGRKRVGFLQSSVDHFVSKHEERVARGTRFSQLSDNERNEIIDDARRLARAGACPSEVARRLSERSGRSAETIRYTIKAFDTEHPDLAVFPDATGPLSEISRKKIYQQYRRGVSVDVLAKRFCRTRTTIYRVINEMRAERIMELPLDYISHASFSRADADAQILQSPYPPSPAVKKARPPAGLPPYLTSLYEMPLLTREQEVYHFRKLNYLKFKASQLRKELDPVHSRSSVMDEIERLNEEAVATKNQIIRSNLRLVVSIAKRHVGPVDNFFELVSDGNISLMRAAEKFDFSRGNKFSTYASWAIMKNFARTIPDELRRRDRFRSGLDEMFSAAEDRRSDQIEQETAQVRRESQIGKILERLDDREQKIIIRRFGLLHGQEPQTLKEVGAEMGVTKERVRQIEARALSKLRKAAEEEHIDVPGL